GTGATACAGAACCTGTTGCCATTTAGGAAAGAACTCCACCTCCAACATTGTTACCATATGGCGACTTGGAATGGCAGTTGCCCAGGACATAACCCAACGGAACTCATCAAGCTTCTGATTAGCAGGGTTCACTTGAAATGTCTTCAATGCATCTACCAATTTGGGAACTATAAATTGAACGATAAGATGTTCCCAACTATCAGGATCAAAAACTGTCTTCCAAGGAGACAATATAGCATATGCAGACGCATCACTCGGGTGCCAAGCATGgagcacttttcccaatttaaaACGAATGGTGTAATACAAACTTTCCAATTTATGTCCCAACAGTGGCAGCCATGGATGCACCCAGACATGGATGGAGACCGTCTCCCTTTGTGGATCCCATGTCTCCACAGCATAAGACAACTTTGGCACTATCACATTGTCCAAAATGCTCTGAAGAACTGATGGTGGAAGCAGCGACTCCCACGACTCCAAAAGCCGAAGCATTGGCTCAGGATCCCTGGGATTCCATGTATTGGTGCCACATATCCTCACAGCAGGGAAAACAACCTCCATTACCAATTGGGTGTAAGGTGAAACATCGTCTGAGTAATCAAATGGATCATCTCTCTGTAACAAGTTTTTCCATGAAGCCATCAGCTGCAACCCATGTGACGCATTTTGGAGTGGATTCCATCCCTGAAAAACTCTTATAAGTAATGGCAGTGCATAAGAACACGCAATGCAAGACAAGTTACATAACTTGTACTCATCCCTGTAATTTGTCTGCAGCTCCGTAAATATATTTGAAAGCGACTCTATGGTCAGAGTGCCAGCCGCATTCTCCCCCTCTATTCGATCCATCACTGCAATTATTTCCTCCATGTTATCAAGCTGTTTCTTCTGCCGACCAGCATCCTTTTGGAGTGTTTCCTTCTCCGACTGCAAGCTTACAACCTTTTCCCTCTCCATCCTCAGATCCCTATCAATTTTCTCAATATCAAGTTGAGCCAAATCCAAAATCAGCTTGATATTATATTGAAGTTCAGGCATGGGTTTATCACTCTCCCTAGCTTTCTCTTCTGCATTCAAGTCCTccaaattcgtcaaaactttaACCTGTGGACCTCTCATATCAATAATCTTTTGACCAATTTCAAAACCCCCATCTTCTTTGCTGGCCAATAATTCTTCAGCTGTAGTATAAGCCTTATTCTTTTTCTTCGTCCGATTCTGTTTAGACCACAGCTTCTCTTTCGACTTAACAGCAACCACTGGAGGCAGTGAATTCTTCTCTTCGAACTTCTCCTGCCCGATTGGTTTCGCCGCATTCTTTGCTTCTTTATAATCATTAAAACCCATTCCCATTAGCTTGGGTCTTAATTGTGCTTCAATTGGAGTTAAAATACCTTGTTGATTCTTACCTAATCCACCTCCCTTATAACCCATCTTGGCTAATAACTTCATTCCAACCCCTTTGGTATGTTTCTCAAATTCCCCAATATCATCTCCAACACCACCTGATTCTTTTTTACTCCCTAATTGTATTTTACTCTTATTAAccaatttctctttctctttctctttctgttTCATTCTTCGCTGGactccttcttcaatctttttcccAAATGCAGTAGGTAGTAAACCATGATCATCCTCATTCTcactatcaccaccaccaccatcgctaATATTATTCGATTTAAACCCTAAACCTAATCCccctctaccaccaccactactactaaCTCCTAAACCAGGTTTTGCCTCCAAATCATTATCATCTTGTTCTTTGAGTTCTTGATTAGGTATAACAATGCCAGTAGAAACAAAATTAAcaggttttgtgtaatctttagaagaagataaGATACCTTTCTTGCCACGCTTACTggaagaaccaccaccaccatcagaaTCACTACTAGCATCATCAGCGAAAATACCATAAGTAACATCATCTTTTGATTGAAATTTCTTGCTTCTTTCTTTTCGTTTCTTGTAATAAAATTCTCCCCCTATCCATTCCCCACCTTCGTAATCGTTCTCCATATCTAATctctccatcttttgataatcatCCATTCTTCTCGCGAAATATTAAAAACCCTAACTCTATTTTACTCGCTCcccaaagaagaagaacaagtacCAGAAGATCCCGTCTGGGTTGTGAGAGAGAAGTTGTattgatatttatttatttatttttaactttCTAGAAACCCTGATCAGGGAAGTCCTGTGTTGTCTTCGTttctgattatttatttttttatttttttattttttttgtgaagGAAAGGCGGACTTTTATTCATTTACCTCATTGAATCTGAGATTGGAAGAGATGCAATTCGGTGGAGAATTAGCACTTCACGTTGCAAATGGCTGAAACCTTGCATTTGATAAGGAAATAGCTTCTCTACGAATCTCCAGAGTTACTGAGCGTACATTCAATAATAACGTTAAAACACAGACAATTTGGATCTTGGGCAAGTCCACTACAGAGGGACCCTAAGTCGAGAAAAACATATGACAAAGGAACCTCACAACTGATATAGTTAAGAAAAACATCATGAACCCAAGAGTGGTTcttattaatataaaaaaaaaaaaaacggcagagttgcatccaaaaaaaaaatagttcttttttgttaatttttttcccCTCATGTAGTCGCACACTTGGTGAATTCCACAGTTTACACTCTAAAGTCTCCTCATAATTTATCAGATGCATCAAAAAAGCCAGAACCCGAGGCCAATGTCCTCCCATATTTGCAATTGCCGGTGATGTGGTCTCCTATATTTACAATTGGAATGAATCTTCCACGAAATTGTAGCAACGGCATAGGCATGAGGAAAAGCTTAAACCCCTTCTATTCGAGTACAAAGATACATACTTAACATAATAAGACAGTTGCCTGCACACcaacaaaataaaatacaaagaTAAGTAGTTAAGGATGGTGTTTTCCAGTATAACACAGGTGATGAACACCGACATGCTACAACCTGCAGCCTAATATAAAAATAATCTACAATGATCTTTCTATCCCATTTCTTTCTATCTTATATTGAATGGCGTTGAAATTTAAGACGAGAGTACCATATGTTACTGCTGACTCTTTCTGAACTCAGTTAGGACAGGATATATATTTTC
This portion of the Papaver somniferum cultivar HN1 chromosome 11, ASM357369v1, whole genome shotgun sequence genome encodes:
- the LOC113322481 gene encoding septin and tuftelin-interacting protein 1 homolog 1-like → MDDYQKMERLDMENDYEGGEWIGGEFYYKKRKERSKKFQSKDDVTYGIFADDASSDSDGGGGSSSKRGKKGILSSSKDYTKPVNFVSTGIVIPNQELKEQDDNDLEAKPGLGVSSSGGGRGGLGLGFKSNNISDGGGGDSENEDDHGLLPTAFGKKIEEGVQRRMKQKEKEKEKLVNKSKIQLGSKKESGGVGDDIGEFEKHTKGVGMKLLAKMGYKGGGLGKNQQGILTPIEAQLRPKLMGMGFNDYKEAKNAAKPIGQEKFEEKNSLPPVVAVKSKEKLWSKQNRTKKKNKAYTTAEELLASKEDGGFEIGQKIIDMRGPQVKVLTNLEDLNAEEKARESDKPMPELQYNIKLILDLAQLDIEKIDRDLRMEREKVVSLQSEKETLQKDAGRQKKQLDNMEEIIAVMDRIEGENAAGTLTIESLSNIFTELQTNYRDEYKLCNLSCIACSYALPLLIRVFQGWNPLQNASHGLQLMASWKNLLQRDDPFDYSDDVSPYTQLVMEVVFPAVRICGTNTWNPRDPEPMLRLLESWESLLPPSVLQSILDNVIVPKLSYAVETWDPQRETVSIHVWVHPWLPLLGHKLESLYYTIRFKLGKVLHAWHPSDASAYAILSPWKTVFDPDSWEHLIVQFIVPKLVDALKTFQVNPANQKLDEFRWVMSWATAIPSRHMVTMLEVEFFPKWQQVLYHWLCSNPNFEEVTQWYLGWKGIFSAEAAELLANDRIRYQLDIGLDMMNQAVEGMEVAQPGARENISYLRVTEQRQFEARQKAAAYAQQQAAASMGSGVPVDGMGGVPEMSLKEIIEAHAQQHELLFKPKPGRSHNGLQIYGFGNISVYVDSLNQKVLAQTEAGWSLVSLDQLLEMHRKFAPKRR